In Cotesia glomerata isolate CgM1 linkage group LG1, MPM_Cglom_v2.3, whole genome shotgun sequence, one genomic interval encodes:
- the LOC123272769 gene encoding uncharacterized protein LOC123272769, with protein MSIGHMIKEFRLLMNGVEIDRNTNVGITSTMKGYLSFSPNQLSSLENAGWYTNDGTEVTNEEGYFDLSIPLNILCGFAEDYLKILMNVQLEIILTIANTDINAYIQTNAAAAENVKVTLQKIEWIMPYITPSDKEKIQALNYITSDPAIPISFRTWELYEYPLLPATSRQIWAVKTSTQLEKPRCVILGFQTARKNDARKNSSQFDHCNIRNIKLFLNSQSYPYGDLNLNINSNQYALLYDMYLNFQTSYYNKEAEPILTKKKFLQEAPLCVIDCSKQNEAIKSGPVDIRLEFESSVAFPANTTAYCLIIHDRIIEYKPISNTVRKLM; from the coding sequence ATGAGCATTGGTCACATGATTAAAGAATTCCGTTTATTGATGAATGGTGTTGAAATTGATCGAAATACCAATGTTGGTATCACCAGTACGATGAAAGGATATTTGTCTTTCAGCCCAAATCAATTAAGCAGTTTAGAAAATGCCGGCTGGTATACAAATGATGGAACTGAAGTCACCAATGAAGAAGGATACTTTGATTTATCCATTCCACTGAATATATTGTGTGGCTTCGCagaagattatttaaaaattctaatgaaTGTTCAGCTTGAAATCATTCTTACAATAGCTAATACTGATATAAATGCTTATATACAAACGAATGCAGCAGCAGCAGAAAATGTGAAAGTTActcttcaaaaaattgaatggaTTATGCCATACATTACACCGtcagacaaagaaaaaattcaagcATTGAATTATATTACTAGCGATCCAGCTATTCCAATAAGTTTCAGAACTTGGGAATTATATGAATATCCATTGTTACCTGCAACTTCAAGACAAATTTGGGCTGTCAAAACATCAACACAGCTAGAGAAGCCGCGTTGTGTGATTCTTGGATTCCAAACAGCAAGAAAGAATGACGCTAGAAAGAATTCCAGTCAATTTGATCACTGCAATATTCGAAACATCAAGCTATTTTTGAATTCTCAAAGTTATCCTTATGGGGacttgaatttaaatataaatagcaACCAGTATGCTTTATTATATGATATGTACTTGAACTTCCAAACGTCATACTACAATAAAGAAGCAGAACCGATATtgactaagaaaaaattcttacaagAAGCACCACTTTGTGTCATCGACTGCTCCAAGCAAAACGAGGCTATAAAATCTGGACCAGTAGATATTAGATTGGAATTTGAATCATCAGTTGCATTTCCAGCCAATACAACTGCGTATTGTCTAATTATTCACGATcgtattattgaatataagcCTATAAGCAACACTGTacgaaaattaatgtaa